One Pseudomonas lalucatii genomic window carries:
- a CDS encoding sensor domain-containing diguanylate cyclase, with amino-acid sequence MSSSSQRVTQHRLKGLLLKRFGMAAATYALIALVCAVALLNDLLPPPAGTGLLFGGLVALSQLGFFILFRTGKNLRFRDPSLTEAQILVALVWLTLLLAAFDQGRGSLLVIYPLIMLFGVFQLQPRVFVRCALLAFFGFAGLNLFEAYSLRLADPAVAILQISVLAVVLVWLSLFASYVQALRRRMRQRRFALQAHQDTLRGMMRQLEDLAATDELTGLFNRRHFLRLASRALEALEGGRHHGLALIDLDHFKRINDVHGHAAGDRVLQTFATVARACLRDGDILARYGGEEFVLLLPNTDCEQFAACCERLRDAFSRAEPMGVKVDDLSLSVGMTLLTLHDDLDEALHRADQALYQAKRSGRNRCTAAWEAVDA; translated from the coding sequence ATGAGCTCGAGCAGCCAGCGGGTCACTCAGCATAGGCTAAAAGGCTTGCTGCTAAAGCGCTTCGGCATGGCGGCGGCGACCTATGCGCTGATCGCCCTCGTGTGCGCGGTCGCGCTCCTCAACGACCTGTTGCCGCCCCCAGCCGGCACCGGCCTGCTGTTCGGCGGCCTGGTGGCGCTGAGTCAGCTGGGCTTCTTCATCCTGTTTCGTACCGGCAAGAACCTGCGTTTTCGCGACCCCAGTCTGACCGAGGCGCAGATACTGGTGGCCCTGGTCTGGCTGACGCTGTTGCTGGCGGCGTTCGACCAGGGGCGCGGCAGTCTGCTGGTGATCTACCCGCTGATCATGCTGTTCGGCGTGTTCCAGCTGCAGCCCAGGGTCTTCGTGCGCTGCGCGCTGCTGGCCTTCTTCGGATTCGCCGGCCTGAACCTGTTCGAGGCGTACAGCCTGCGCCTGGCCGACCCGGCGGTGGCGATCCTGCAGATCAGCGTCCTGGCGGTGGTACTGGTCTGGCTGAGCCTGTTCGCCAGTTATGTGCAGGCCCTGCGCCGGCGCATGCGCCAGCGACGCTTCGCCCTGCAGGCGCATCAGGACACCCTGCGCGGCATGATGCGCCAGCTGGAGGACCTGGCGGCGACGGACGAGCTGACCGGGCTGTTCAACCGCCGCCACTTCCTGCGCCTGGCCAGCCGCGCGCTGGAGGCCCTGGAGGGCGGGCGCCACCACGGCCTGGCGCTGATCGACCTGGACCATTTCAAGCGCATCAACGATGTCCATGGCCATGCCGCCGGGGACCGGGTACTGCAGACCTTCGCCACCGTCGCCCGGGCCTGCCTGCGCGACGGCGACATCCTCGCCCGCTACGGCGGCGAGGAGTTCGTGCTGTTGCTGCCCAACACCGACTGCGAGCAGTTCGCCGCCTGTTGCGAGCGCCTGCGCGATGCCTTCAGCCGGGCCGAGCCCATGGGTGTTAAGGTGGACGATCTGAGTCTGTCCGTCGGAATGACCCTGTTGACCCTGCACGATGATCTGGACGAGGCGCTGCACCGCGCCGATCAGGCGCTGTACCAGGCCAAGCGCAGCGGGCGCAACCGCTGCACGGCGGCCTGGGAGGCCGTCGATGCCTGA
- a CDS encoding fumarate hydratase produces the protein MTVIKQDDLIQSVADALQFISYYHPVDFIQAMHEAYLKEESPAARDSMAQILINSRMCATGHRPICQDTGIVTVFIRVGMDVRWDGATMSVDDMINEGVRRAYNLPENVLRASILADPAGARKNTKDNTPAVIHYSIVPGDKVEVDVAAKGGGSENKSKMAMLNPSDSIVDWVLKTVPTMGAGWCPPGMLGIGIGGTAEKAAVMAKEVLMESIDIHELKARGPQNRIEELRLELFDKVNQLGIGAQGLGGLTTVLDVKIMDYPTHAASLPVCMIPNCAATRHAHFVLDGSGPAELEAPDLSAYPDIVWEAGPSARRVNLDTLTPEEVQSWQPGETVLLNGKMLTGRDAAHKRMVDMLNKGEQLPVDLKGRFIYYVGPVDPVGDEVVGPAGPTTATRMDKFTRQILESTGLLGMIGKSERGPIAIEAIKDNKAVYLMAVGGAAYLVAQAIKKSKVLAFAELGMEAIYEFEVKDMPVTVAVDTNGESVHITGPAIWNKKIAESLAVEVK, from the coding sequence ATGACCGTGATCAAGCAAGACGACCTGATCCAGAGCGTCGCCGACGCCCTGCAGTTCATCTCCTACTACCACCCCGTGGACTTCATCCAGGCCATGCACGAGGCCTACCTCAAGGAGGAGTCCCCGGCCGCGCGCGATTCCATGGCGCAGATCCTGATCAACTCGCGCATGTGCGCCACCGGTCACCGGCCGATCTGCCAGGACACCGGCATCGTCACCGTGTTCATCCGCGTCGGCATGGACGTGCGCTGGGACGGCGCGACCATGAGCGTCGACGACATGATCAACGAGGGCGTGCGCCGCGCCTACAACCTGCCGGAGAACGTCCTGCGCGCCTCGATCCTGGCCGACCCGGCAGGCGCGCGCAAGAACACCAAGGACAACACGCCGGCGGTGATCCACTACTCCATCGTCCCCGGCGACAAGGTCGAGGTGGACGTCGCGGCCAAGGGCGGCGGCTCGGAGAACAAGTCGAAGATGGCCATGCTCAACCCCTCCGACTCCATCGTCGACTGGGTGCTCAAGACCGTGCCGACCATGGGCGCCGGCTGGTGCCCGCCGGGCATGCTCGGCATCGGCATCGGCGGCACCGCGGAGAAAGCCGCGGTGATGGCCAAGGAAGTGCTGATGGAGTCCATCGACATCCACGAGCTCAAGGCCCGCGGCCCGCAGAACCGTATCGAGGAGCTGCGCCTGGAGCTGTTCGACAAGGTCAACCAGCTGGGCATCGGCGCCCAGGGCCTGGGCGGCCTGACCACGGTGCTCGACGTCAAGATCATGGACTACCCGACCCATGCCGCGTCCCTGCCGGTGTGCATGATCCCCAACTGCGCCGCCACCCGCCACGCCCACTTCGTGCTGGACGGCAGCGGCCCGGCCGAACTGGAGGCGCCGGATCTGTCCGCCTACCCGGACATCGTCTGGGAAGCCGGGCCGAGCGCGCGCCGGGTGAACCTGGACACCCTCACCCCGGAAGAGGTGCAGAGCTGGCAGCCGGGCGAGACCGTGCTGCTCAACGGCAAGATGCTCACCGGCCGCGACGCCGCGCACAAGCGCATGGTCGACATGCTCAACAAGGGCGAGCAACTGCCGGTGGACCTCAAGGGCCGCTTCATCTACTACGTCGGCCCGGTCGATCCGGTCGGCGACGAAGTGGTCGGCCCGGCCGGCCCGACCACCGCCACGCGGATGGACAAGTTCACCCGGCAGATCCTCGAAAGCACCGGCCTGCTCGGCATGATCGGCAAGTCCGAGCGCGGTCCCATCGCCATCGAGGCGATCAAGGACAACAAGGCCGTGTACCTGATGGCCGTCGGCGGCGCCGCCTACCTGGTGGCCCAGGCCATCAAGAAGTCCAAGGTGCTGGCCTTCGCCGAGCTGGGCATGGAAGCCATCTACGAGTTCGAGGTCAAGGACATGCCGGTGACCGTGGCGGTCGACACCAACGGCGAGTCGGTGCACATCACCGGCCCGGCGATCTGGAACAAGAAGATCGCCGAAAGCCTGGCGGTGGAAGTGAAGTAA
- a CDS encoding DUF3369 domain-containing protein, whose translation MSKEQAYDEDDWLIDDSAEPAVLHCEMPWRLLIIDDEPDVHRVTQLALRDVEYKGRKLELLSAYSGAEGFALLRDQPDIALTLLDVVMETEDAGLRLVQRVREELGNSLVRIVLRTGQPGQAPEQEVIVAYDINDYKAKTELTLQKLYTTVISSLRAYESLVAIERSRQGLSKILEGSANLYQIHSLREFASGVLAQIGAILDVGTHGILCVRRGAGSGSVALQVLGATGSFAETARHDELDEDHPAYPLMLRAIETRQSLYAYPNEVLYIPTQTRHEFLLYFTPPWPLTEVDKDLLEVFCSRIASAFDNLHHHLQMTRAQEATVVALADLAEYRDCDTGDHVLRVERWTARTARRMAARGDYPDQLTPRFLELVGMASILHDVGKVATPDLVLFKPGVHDQAQREVMRRHASIGAAILQRSARMVEGQSYLSIGAEIAGGHHEHFDGNGYPQGLKGEEIPLSARIVAVVDVFDALMHRRPYKEPWSLADSLDYIRSRSGKQFDPRVVAAFLEEVEQEYAQA comes from the coding sequence GTGAGCAAAGAACAGGCCTACGACGAGGACGACTGGCTGATCGACGACAGCGCCGAACCGGCGGTATTGCACTGTGAAATGCCGTGGCGGCTGCTGATCATCGACGATGAGCCGGATGTGCACCGGGTCACCCAGTTGGCCCTGCGCGACGTCGAGTACAAGGGGCGCAAGCTGGAGTTGCTCAGCGCCTATAGCGGCGCGGAGGGCTTCGCCCTGCTGCGCGACCAGCCGGATATCGCCCTGACCCTGCTCGACGTGGTGATGGAGACCGAGGATGCCGGCCTGCGCCTGGTGCAGCGGGTGCGCGAGGAACTGGGCAACTCGCTGGTGCGTATCGTCCTGCGCACCGGCCAGCCGGGGCAGGCGCCCGAGCAGGAGGTGATAGTCGCCTACGACATCAACGACTACAAAGCCAAGACCGAGCTGACCCTGCAGAAGCTCTACACCACGGTCATCTCCTCCCTGCGCGCCTACGAGAGCCTGGTGGCCATCGAGCGCAGCCGCCAGGGTCTGAGCAAGATCCTCGAGGGCTCGGCCAACCTCTACCAGATCCACTCGCTACGCGAGTTCGCCTCCGGCGTGCTGGCGCAGATCGGCGCCATCCTCGACGTCGGCACCCACGGCATCCTCTGCGTGCGCCGCGGCGCCGGCTCGGGCTCGGTCGCCCTGCAGGTGCTCGGCGCCACCGGCAGCTTCGCCGAGACGGCCCGGCACGACGAGCTGGATGAGGACCATCCGGCCTACCCGCTGATGCTGCGGGCCATAGAGACGCGCCAGAGCCTCTATGCCTATCCCAACGAGGTGCTCTACATCCCGACCCAGACCCGTCACGAGTTCCTCCTGTACTTCACCCCGCCCTGGCCGCTGACCGAGGTCGACAAGGACCTGCTGGAGGTGTTCTGCAGCCGCATCGCCTCGGCCTTCGACAACCTCCATCATCACCTGCAGATGACTCGCGCGCAGGAGGCGACTGTGGTGGCCCTGGCCGACCTGGCCGAGTACCGCGACTGCGACACCGGCGATCACGTGCTGCGCGTCGAACGCTGGACCGCGCGCACGGCCCGGCGCATGGCCGCGCGCGGCGACTACCCCGATCAGCTGACGCCGCGTTTCCTCGAGCTGGTCGGCATGGCCAGCATCCTCCACGACGTCGGCAAGGTCGCCACCCCCGACCTGGTGCTGTTCAAGCCCGGGGTGCATGACCAGGCGCAGCGCGAGGTGATGCGCCGCCACGCCAGCATCGGCGCGGCCATCCTGCAGCGTTCGGCGCGCATGGTGGAGGGGCAGAGCTACCTGTCGATCGGCGCGGAGATCGCCGGCGGCCACCACGAGCACTTCGATGGCAACGGCTACCCCCAGGGCCTGAAGGGCGAGGAGATTCCCCTCTCGGCGCGCATCGTCGCGGTGGTCGACGTGTTCGACGCGCTGATGCACCGGCGCCCCTACAAGGAGCCCTGGTCCCTGGCCGACTCGCTGGACTATATCCGTTCGCGCAGCGGCAAGCAGTTCGACCCGCGCGTGGTGGCGGCCTTCCTCGAGGAGGTGGAGCAGGAGTACGCCCAGGCCTAG
- a CDS encoding sensor histidine kinase, whose protein sequence is MRNSIGFRLNALFVVLVTALLSCSGALAYWSMRSQLLEQYQRDRDSVQQRLQTNLVNPLWNFDTATLQENLAAEVKPPVLGIEVHSEHGERLASAGVREPARRQGARYDHLEFPLRNRGRDEQQVLGRVQVLLSRQAMHDTLNEQVWRRFLEILALDVLLVAALSLSLRLQVLKPLAALRDALHQAAEHRGPPESLVLPGTRLDEFGEVLGGFRRIAQRLAEDLEARRQAESDIRGAYEELQRAQATLIQAEKLAALGGLVAGVAHEINTPLGITLTGASVLAEQTRRFTAQLEAGRLKKSEVEGYLRSAGEGVELILANANRAAHLVHSFKQVAVDQTSEARREFDLARYLDEVVESLRPTYKRLPIQVRNGCPKGIQLDGYPGALAQVVTNLLVNAVTHAFPDGAAGQVRLDARVDGDWLVLCFEDDGQGIAAEHLPHIFEPFFTTKRGVGGSGLGLHVVYNLVTRRLGGQIQVASTAGQGTCFTLRIPRIAPQPPEEAT, encoded by the coding sequence GTGCTGGTCACGGCGCTGCTCAGTTGTTCCGGGGCCCTGGCCTACTGGAGCATGCGCAGTCAGTTGCTCGAGCAGTACCAGCGCGACCGCGACAGCGTGCAGCAGCGCCTGCAGACCAACCTGGTCAATCCGCTGTGGAACTTCGACACCGCGACCCTGCAGGAAAACCTGGCCGCCGAGGTGAAGCCGCCGGTGCTGGGCATCGAGGTGCACAGCGAGCACGGCGAACGGCTGGCCTCCGCCGGCGTGCGGGAGCCCGCGCGCCGCCAGGGCGCCCGCTACGATCACCTGGAGTTTCCCCTGCGCAACCGCGGGCGGGACGAGCAGCAGGTGCTCGGCCGGGTGCAGGTACTGCTGTCGCGCCAGGCCATGCACGACACGCTGAACGAGCAGGTGTGGCGGCGCTTCCTGGAGATCCTCGCCCTCGACGTGCTGCTGGTCGCGGCGTTGTCGCTGAGCCTGCGCCTGCAGGTGCTCAAGCCCCTGGCGGCGCTGCGCGACGCCCTGCACCAGGCCGCCGAGCACCGTGGCCCGCCGGAGTCGCTGGTGCTGCCGGGTACCCGGCTCGACGAGTTCGGCGAGGTGCTCGGCGGTTTCAGGCGCATCGCCCAGCGCCTGGCCGAGGACCTGGAGGCCCGGCGGCAGGCCGAGAGCGACATCCGCGGCGCCTACGAGGAGCTGCAGCGCGCCCAGGCCACCCTGATCCAGGCGGAAAAGCTGGCGGCCCTCGGCGGTCTGGTGGCGGGCGTGGCCCATGAGATCAACACACCCCTGGGCATCACCCTGACCGGCGCCAGCGTGCTGGCCGAACAGACCCGGCGCTTTACCGCCCAGCTGGAGGCCGGGCGTCTGAAGAAGTCGGAGGTCGAGGGCTATCTGCGCAGCGCCGGGGAGGGCGTCGAGCTGATCCTGGCCAACGCCAACCGCGCGGCGCACCTGGTGCACAGCTTCAAGCAGGTGGCGGTGGACCAGACCAGCGAGGCGCGCCGCGAGTTCGACCTCGCCCGTTACCTGGACGAGGTGGTCGAGAGTCTGCGGCCGACCTACAAGCGCCTGCCGATCCAGGTGCGCAACGGCTGCCCGAAGGGCATCCAGCTGGACGGCTACCCCGGCGCGCTGGCCCAGGTGGTGACCAACCTGCTGGTCAACGCGGTGACCCATGCCTTCCCGGACGGGGCGGCGGGGCAGGTCCGGCTCGACGCCCGGGTCGACGGCGACTGGCTGGTGCTGTGCTTCGAGGACGACGGCCAGGGCATCGCCGCCGAGCATCTGCCGCACATCTTCGAGCCCTTTTTCACGACGAAACGCGGCGTCGGCGGCAGCGGTTTGGGCCTGCACGTGGTCTATAACCTTGTGACCCGGCGCCTGGGCGGCCAGATCCAGGTGGCGAGTACGGCGGGGCAGGGCACCTGCTTCACCCTGCGCATTCCGCGCATCGCCCCGCAGCCGCCAGAGGAGGCAACGTGA